The genomic stretch TGTACTAAAAATTTGTCATTTACTTTTTGtacaatgatttttatctttttattaatatattatcttgtcaaattaaaaaaaaaaaaccatgattagaataatttaacttaataattctaatatatattttgttatttaagttttttttattgagGACAATAATATAGACACAGTAAAAATGCTGACTTTGTTATTTTAAGAAAACTTTaacaaaatatcatattttttttgtcattattaaatataatttttaattataaagatAAAGGTATAATTTTAGACTAGTTTTGTGAGGTACATGGTAAGTTatcctatttttattaatataatattctgGTCAACAAATATTTATAGGAATTAATTTTAccaaaactaattaattaaagaaTTTAATTTGTACGCACTGACAGTATAAAGCAGCTTTACACCGTCAGTGAATCTTAACCATTAAATTTTTATTCTGACAATGCATAGTAATTAAtcacttatttaaaaaaaaaaaaatccgtgATATGAACAAACATGTGTACATTGTATTATGTATTCAAATTGTAAAATTTGAATAATCATATATACTTTAGTATTATATATTTAAGGTATATACATTAAATATTCCATAcatgttttatttaataatattaaattcaaaaaatCTTTTGCATTAACATCTTATATATGTTGTTTTTGCATAAGTAAATTTCATATTGGAGAGATGGAAATTTCAAAGGCTTATTTGAATATTACTATTACTCTTTTGTTCTTGTCTTTTGTTGTTGGTGGTCATGGTTTTGGCTTTGATAGGTTATCAAAAGGGTTTGTTATGCGATCAGGACCAAGTAATGGACAATTTGATTCTCCATCTTCGCCAAAGTATCCTCACAAAAGGTTAGGCTTTGTAATGTTACCAAAAGGGTTTGTTCCACCATCGGGGCCGAGTACCGGACGATCCGATTCTCCACCACCACCAAAAATTTCTCGTAAAAATTTAGAATTTGTAATGTTACCAAAAGGGTTTGTTCCACCATCGGGGCCGAGTACCGGACGATCCGATTCTCCACCACCACAAAAAATTTCTCTTAAAAATTTAGAATTTGTAATGTTACCAAAAGGGTTTGTTCCACCATCGGGGCCGAGTACCGGACGATCCGATTCTCCACCACTACCAAAAATTTCTCGTAAAAATTTAGAATTTGTAATGTTACCAAAAGGGTTTGTTCCACCATCGGGACCGAGTACCGGACGATCTGATTCTCCACCTCCACCAAAAATTTCTCACAATAtttaaattttgacatttgatcaaaatttgtaGATGTTGTCATCTGGTTAGAGTATTTGATGATCTGGTTATATGTTTCGTTAAATAATGAGAAATGTTATTCATACACCAAAATGTTTATGTGAACAgtgaaataatataataataaattattttttaaaaataatataaaaatttattttaaatttattttttattttttatttatttagattaaGGGATACTTTAGCGGGAAAAATTTGAGATCAACATTTGATATTACGAGTCAATGTAGATTTTTCATCCTTTGAACTTAAATCATAAGCAAGCAAGCACAATACCGATTATAGGATCCATATGAACATAACATCTCCATGTATCACTTGCACAAAGCCTTGAAAATACACCATAAGATCTTGAcacaaaaattgggcagagtaacaacTATGTTCAGACGAATTCCTTATCATAATGcattggaattaaccatcaaggactttcaaagaatcacctgcatacacaaagagaaataaCCCAATACCTTAGAGTAAACTCCAAGAACTTCCAGACAAACAAACACAATACAAACAAAGTACTAAGAACTCGGATGAAACTCCAAAGTGTTAGGGTcaagtgtaacaccccgaatttaattaaattggttaattaaattattgaaggatttaaatatttgatttagtcgaaattggatcgtcggtgttgtttaagggcgtatttggaattatataaatcgaagtcggatagtcagaaaataatattaagaataatattatttataagtcggaattattatattgaagaaattattattataagtgatataattgattatttgagatatatctcttattgggcctaaattgattttggaggatactaaataaagagaggatttaaacactaagcccaattggttttatattagggttttagagatggaAAAGGGTAGTTGTCATTTTGGGAGGAatcaagaatagaggagaaagaggcaagcaatgaagaagaagaaggagcttagaaattttcatccatggtgccaaattgaagatgcaattagagacccattgagtgcttccattgaataaggtaagggtggggttctcttcctataattgggtttatgaaatcttgtatgttggggattaggggtttatgttattgcaattgcttgtgttaattgttgctggAAAATTGAAAACCTATGAAATTTTATGTTTCTGCGGTTGCTGTTTGTTGATGTGTATGTTAAAGTTTGTATGATTATGTTTGTTACTAGTTGCTGTTATTAAACATGTGTATTGAAATACATAAGAGAAAAAGCTCCTGATGG from Vicia villosa cultivar HV-30 ecotype Madison, WI linkage group LG4, Vvil1.0, whole genome shotgun sequence encodes the following:
- the LOC131598316 gene encoding uncharacterized protein LOC131598316, giving the protein MEISKAYLNITITLLFLSFVVGGHGFGFDRLSKGFVMRSGPSNGQFDSPSSPKYPHKRLGFVMLPKGFVPPSGPSTGRSDSPPPPKISRKNLEFVMLPKGFVPPSGPSTGRSDSPPPQKISLKNLEFVMLPKGFVPPSGPSTGRSDSPPLPKISRKNLEFVMLPKGFVPPSGPSTGRSDSPPPPKISHNI